The nucleotide window ACACTGTATCTGTCTACTCTCCAACGTGACCACCATTCACGTATATCATCATCGGTTGTTACAAATAGTGCTTTCCAAGGTCTTGTTACAAAAACTTTTTCAAAGAACACCTATTACATTACCAAATTATTGCTAAGTTTGTTATAAtttgaattttatatattaaataatttatagtTCAATACCTCTGAGACATAAAGTATAGTAATCATTGATACAAGACCTAAAAGTTTCAAAGCAAGATAGAGTAAAGCTCTTGGACCATATTCAGTAAGGCTACCAGAATATATTCTTGGTGGTAGCCATGCCAAAATATAGATGACTAAAAACCAAAATGAAACCAATGGAACAAAATGATAAAACTGGTATGGTCTATTCATACAAAGACACAAAGAAACTGTTAAAAAattcagtctgaacattacctGGAACATAATAGTTACGTACATTATTAATTCCTACAATGTTAACAATGTTCAGTACACTTTGTGTTAACTTACCCTAGCAAATCTAACTAGAGAGACATCACCGGTCTGCCAGAAGTAACAAAAATGTCCATATCCAGAAAGAAATAAATACGCAGAGTTTATTAATCTCAAGTACATATAAATAGGTAAAACGTTTTTAGCTCCAGTAACGTGGTATATTAAAACTACAGCTTGCATTAATCCTCTCCATTCGTCTGTTTGTTCTCGGTTTAAGGTCCTTGGCCCTCTTTCTCTGTCTTCAGTGAAAAATAATCCAAGAGCCAGTATATAACCAAGCGGTAACCAAAAACTAAATTCGCTGTAgtatttattttctttcatgAAGAAATTGGTTCtaaatgaaacaaaaaaaacaCGATGTTATGTTTACAACAAATTCTAATTTACAGAAAATAATTAGAAGACGTACCTATCACATAAGTAAAAATAAGCTAAAATAATGGATAGAACAGCCAAAGCTGTCATCAAAGTATGAAAATCTTGTACTTCGGGTGGTTCAATCTGTACAACTTCAGAAGTATTTGCTTCCTCGGTATCTTCTATTTCGGAAGTAGTCACACGTAAATAAGATACCTCAGTTCTATATTGACAAAACTTTCTGTATAACCACATTCCACCACCAATTATTATACTGCAATAATTTATTGGTTACTTTTGGTTTAATAAATaacttattaaaatataaagtatTACCATAAAGCCAGACCAGATAAACTTAATAATTGCAATGTAGTTGCAGGTTCTGCATAACTACAACAGCTACCGTCATCGAAATTCATGTGATCATTACAATAAGTATTTAATAGTATTTGAACTTTGTGTCTTAAGGACAGAGGACTAGCCAAGTAACCATCTGGACTTTGTTCCAATACTCCTGTACCAACAAGTTTACTGCTTTCCCATATATGTGCATCACTATGGGATAGTATCTGCATGTAGTGAATgtataaataatttgcttcctTTCAGAACAATTGTTGACATGTACTACAAATAAAGATTACCTTTAATGCTGCCTTATTACACAAATTAATTTGCTTGTTATCTATGCCTGCTAAATCAGCTGGTAGTCTTTCTTTTAATACAGGATCTTGTAATACCCataaaaatcgtgtgtttttttTAGCCATAAAATCTACTGGTTGCACAAGTCTGACTAATCCCATGCTATATTCAGAATTTAATTGAGTGTCACTATTATTGTTTGCAAGAATTGTCATTGCTGCGTTGCCTGCAATAATTAGACTAGGTGCATcagttttctaaaaaaaaacaacACAGTTATTAATATGCATACTTAATAGCTAAACAATTATTCAAAGGATAAAAACAACTACCACCCAGCCTCTGAGATCCTCTATCATGGAATTATCTAATCGGGGTCTCCACAAGAATTGTACATTTAGCCTAAGCTGGGCATCATTGAAATTTAGATCAGAATTTGGTGGCAAATCTGTTAAGTCAGATGCTTTTCCATCTACTATAAATTGTGATATAAAAGATTTATACAACTGTCTGATTCTAGCATCTCCGGTGAATACAAAATGATTATGGTGGCCCATGAAAGCTAGATATCTCATACACCTTCGACTGTCCCTGTtacaacaaattttatttaaaaatatgtacCAGTCTCTATATTAACACTACATATAGTATAAAAATTGAGGTCTCACGTTTGCGTATAATAATGCATCATACAACCATAAGGCTGCCATTCTTTATCACCTTTATATCTTCCTTCAGTTAATAACCACTTACACGAATCACTACCTGTAAGAGTTGATTGATATGAAATACTTAAATATTAAGTTTCAAGCATACAATAACAAAAGTACAAAGTataaataaaaaggaaaaagttacatgGATGTCTTACCATAAATAAGGTGCATTAATCCATGGTACAATATAAAGCATAATACAAGCGCAGTAGCTAATTTCTTAGCACTTGCTACTGTAATTAAACTGATAAAATGTTCTGCTGAAGTCATGAATACTTTATTGTTTAGTTACATCGACACTGCAACAGAGAAAATCATCTTATTCCAAATAGTTTCAGTTCGATGATAATCAAAGAAAGGTTTGGCCTCTGTTCAGTCGAACGATTAATTTATAGGAAATAGACTCGAGCTTCAAAGTTGAGGAGCTCAAATAAATAAAGTAAGAAAATAGTTATGTGTGAGCATAATAATGATGTATATACGTATGTGTAGAGAAGTTACAGAAGGATTTATTGCTTTGAATCTATAATTTAAGATTATCCCCACCAATATGCATTTTCTGTATTTCTTCTAAGTCCTCGAAGTTGttagtgaaataaaaattaagttAGCGTAATTGCCCTTTGGCATTATTACTTCACGTTTATTTTAATTGGACAGTACAACTATACATGTTTTGCAAGAAAATAGGTTATGTTTTTAAAGAACATTCTTCTATTCCAGGGAAAGTAGTATCAGCATATATGTAATAGAATATCTTCTGCAGATTTTGGAGCACTATTGTTACATATCCTTTACATGCAAAGTTTTCTTAAAAATTTTGTCAACCTCTAAATTGAGTTTCCATGTTAATTATATGCACTTTCTTATGTACATAAACATAAACATAATCACCTCAAGtgtttttacaatatttaaatGGTTTTGTAACAGACGATATTACATtgtgaataaaaatataattaatatatagat belongs to Megalopta genalis isolate 19385.01 chromosome 1, iyMegGena1_principal, whole genome shotgun sequence and includes:
- the LOC117228883 gene encoding N-acetylneuraminate (7)9-O-acetyltransferase gives rise to the protein MTSAEHFISLITVASAKKLATALVLCFILYHGLMHLIYGSDSCKWLLTEGRYKGDKEWQPYGCMMHYYTQTDSRRCMRYLAFMGHHNHFVFTGDARIRQLYKSFISQFIVDGKASDLTDLPPNSDLNFNDAQLRLNVQFLWRPRLDNSMIEDLRGWVKTDAPSLIIAGNAAMTILANNNSDTQLNSEYSMGLVRLVQPVDFMAKKNTRFLWVLQDPVLKERLPADLAGIDNKQINLCNKAALKILSHSDAHIWESSKLVGTGVLEQSPDGYLASPLSLRHKVQILLNTYCNDHMNFDDGSCCSYAEPATTLQLLSLSGLALCIIIGGGMWLYRKFCQYRTEVSYLRVTTSEIEDTEEANTSEVVQIEPPEVQDFHTLMTALAVLSIILAYFYLCDRTNFFMKENKYYSEFSFWLPLGYILALGLFFTEDRERGPRTLNREQTDEWRGLMQAVVLIYHVTGAKNVLPIYMYLRLINSAYLFLSGYGHFCYFWQTGDVSLVRFARVMFRLNFLTVSLCLCMNRPYQFYHFVPLVSFWFLVIYILAWLPPRIYSGSLTEYGPRALLYLALKLLGLVSMITILYVSEVFFEKVFVTRPWKALFVTTDDDIREWWSRWRVDRYSVAWGVTFGAGLVALQRIDHIPGTALSSVLALISLTAYTTFTILCHSVSECEEIHSYVAFIPIIGYIALRNASLALRGKHSALLAGLGRISLETLVAQGHIWLAADSHGVLVLLPRFPVLNLLVTSFIFICASHEIHRLTRILAPYAVPNDWRLVARNLLLFIAVLVPIGIHDGMF